GAGATCTGCGAAGCGTCAATCAGCGCCGAAGCACGGGGAATAACGTCACGGCCAATGGCGGTGTGACCAGCGACAAGGTGCGTGTAGCTGTTCGATTCGACGAGCGACTTGAGGAGGGGCGCAATGGGCTCCGAGAGCTGGTTGGCAAAGGCATCCGAGGAGCCGACAAGCACCTTGGCAAGGCCAGAGACCTTGGCAGCCTTCTCACCGACAGCCTTGGCGTCCTTCGAGCTGCCGAGGACGATGCCGTGGATGTCACCACCGAGCttcgtcgcggcggtcagcgccgagagcgaggcCGGGTTGATCTCGCCATTCTTGTGCTCGAGGTACACAAGCGTGTTAGCAAGACGCGACGAAGAAGTAGCAAACGTGCGCAGCGAAGTGCGGGGGAGACCCTGCAGGGTCAGACGCGAGGCACGGGCAGCAAGCATGGTGGCAGTTCTAGAACACGACCCTGGCCATCCCCCGGGCGCTTGCGGAGACGATCGGACCGGGACTACACGTGACCTATGCATGAAATCGATCGCGCACAGACCAACCACGTGGCTAGCGGCGGGGCttgccggcgcggcgcgcggtgctcagCTTGTGCGAGGcgaagcgcagcgccggctgcgcgtTCTCCGACTGCGAGCGGGAGAGCGGGCGCGCGGAGGGTGCGGTGGAGGAGGAATGGCTCCGggtgcgctgcatgcgtgccgcggcacgaTCCGCGGCTTTCTTGgcctgcgtcgctgccTCGACGTGGTGCGTGTGCGTGTGCCAGGAATGGCGCGCCCTGTGTGCTTCCAGCGGGTCTTTAGATGCgtcgcaaggcgcgcacaggccaagcgccgctTGCTGGACGTCGCCTTGGATCCACACGTCAAACGTCCCGCTccactcgcgcgcggccgcggggAAGTCGTAGTTCAGATAGACGGTACGGATCGGCGACGTGACGCTgtcgtcggcagcgccatcgcgcgcacggcacgcctTGGCAAACTCGCGCACGATACGTTTCGTGCCGGGGACCTTGAGACTCGTACCCGCGACAATGAGCAGGTCCGGCGGCAATGGCTTCAGGCGCGTTTTCGGCTTTTGCACCACGGGCGGcggagcctgcgccgcgggctcgggcttcggcggcgcatccacggagggctgcggcgcagggctTGCTTTCTCGTccttgggcgcctcggcactcggcgcatcgtcgaaAAAGGCTCCGCCCAGTACCGAGTCCGCActgagctcgtcggcgttCATGGAGAGGTCGCCCACCTCTTCGTCTTCCTCCTTGAGCGCGGGCTGCACCGGAGCCGCGAGACTCTGCGTACGCAGTGCCATAGCCTGCTCTCTCCGgacacgcgcgcgctcttCCGAGGGCGTCTCGGGCACCATGGGCTCATTGGGATCGCGCAGGCCCAGGAgatcgcgctcgacgcacgctccgacgcgctccgccgtGTCGTTTTCGCCATTGTACAAGACCACATCGACCTTCATGCGGCCCACGCCCCGTGACCGCAGGCCggccgcggtgcgcagATCGTCCGCTGCCTCGCACTGCTCGCACCACACCGgcaggccggcgcgcatcTGCTCCAGCGCAGTCTGCGCCTTTTGCGTCTCAGTACCAAGCGGCAGCGTATAAGAGCACAGCGCGCAGCTCAGCGTCGAGAGGCTGCCGTGCAGAGGGATCGCACGCGGAAACAGAGGCTTGACCTTTTCCTGCGTGCCTGAGACGCCCATAAGGACCGAGTCGGACTGTGAGCGTGCAAACGccttgctgcgctgcggcatGCGTTTCCGCTTCCCGGCCGCCTCTGCCTCGTGATCCTCGTCGTGGAACCCAAAGCTGAGCCCtgccttggcctcgagcCCGTCGATGTTTTGCGTATagacgcgctgcaggcgcccTTCCTCGTCAAGGCGCTTTAGCAGGCGGTGGAAGAGCgtcggctgcgcggcatcgGCCATATCCTTGAGCTCGGCCATCATGGTATAGAAGAGCGCGGTAGAACTTTCCGACTAGGTCAGCGTCGTAACATACATTAAACAAACGTGCGTCAAACAAGTCCTTGCCACTCGAGAGGCCTGCATCAGGATACCGCTCCTTGAGCTTGGTAAACAGCccggacgccgagcgaaAGTCGGGGATATTCGCAGGCGACGAGACCGAGATGCCCGCACCTGTGTCAGCCTCAGCACATACCGCATACGAccgcgatgcggcgcgcctggcggGTCGCGAGGTAAACACGCCccaggtcgagctcgacctcgtGCGACACGCGCGCATACGCCGGCAGATGAATATCCGGCGGTGGCTCGCATGTCAAATTCTTCTCTGTGTGCGTCTTTTCCGCTTTGTGCGCTTGTGACGGGCCCGCAGtacgcgcaggcgcctcgccTTGCGCCGGAAGACGCACGACCAGCATGCTCTGTTGTTTCCTccacgcgcagcgctcgccTCCACGTTCGTTAACACGTGACCTACGTGGAGCGTGCACGACTCTGCACCACCATGGCGAGCAAGCAACTGCCCGCGCTCCCGACGCAGCCCTCGGCGAACCACCCGTACCGTGCGTCGATGGCTCCGTCGTTGCCTCCGGTAGAGCTTTCGCCGCCGTTTCCACagacggcgccgcacggcttTAGCGCGTCGGAGAACGACGTATCCCTGGTCCGTCCtcctggcgcgccggccggccAGCACGCACCGACGTCACGGGCGGTTCCCTACCTCGGCAAGAGCTTCTATCTTGCACCGCGTGCGCATTTTGGCAGTGAGCGTGCGGACGAAGTGATTCGGCCCGAGCCCGCTCGACCGAAtgtgcgctcgacgtgggcgggcggccgcccagcgcacggcgctccgGCGCCGTTCCTGGTgggccaaggcgcgccggtgcgcgcgcaggtcgcgccGCCAACCACGCAGCCGCTCACGACCGGAGGCGTGCCGACTTCGCCCAAGATGCGCGTTCCTGTGCCGCCAGtgcccgcggcgcctgtggctcctgccgcggcgcctgcctcgtctcctgcgccgcccgccacTGCGCGTGCACCGGTCGCCGTCCGGGCGGCCGCCCCGGTCGCGGCTGCAACCGCCGATCCCTGCGATGTGGACCATGCGGCAGTGGAACCGCCTATCTCCGCCGTGGCTGCTACGGGCCTCGTGCAGCCGTGCGTAATGATCGAGGTATGTGATCTGTATTTACGCTAGTATTGCGACCGCTGTCGCTGGCAGCATCGCGCCACTTGGCTGCAAACCGAGCTGTTCCTTACCTTTTCGCAGAAGGATGCGATGGATGGATCGAGCTCGCGTGCGTCAGGCGGCGGGTACCTGGCCAGCACCATGCTAATTCCACGTGCTGCGCCCGAGACCGCAGGCCGCTTTCGTGTGTGGCTGGCGATGCACCCCCATGGTGCAGCGAAGGGCGAGGTAtcggcgctgcacctcttGTGGGACCGCAAAGAACGTGGCGGATTTCCCGAGCTTCCCGAGCTCAAGCGACTGGTTCGCGACAAGATTGCGCCGGAGCAGTCGCTGGGCCATTCGGAGAAGTAGGTATAATATAGGTGGATCACAGTACAACACACGCGAACACAGCCGCGGCCGTCATGGCAGCCATGAgcggcatcggcgtcgTGAGCGCGAAAGCGCTGCTTGGGCGGACGAGACTGTGTGAGCATAGGTGACGTACTGTCCGTTTCCGTGGTTGCGCAGGATCGTGTGCACGTACAGCACCGCGACACGGCCGTCGATCGCCGTACCGTTGGGCGGCGCCACCTCGGGATGGTTGATCCCGTCGGAAGTCGCATTGAGCAGGCGGCCTGCTTCGACCCACTGGACGGTGGCGCTGTACTTGTTGCCCTCCCACTCAATCCCTTCTTTTCTCGTAGCAATGTCCACGATGTTGTCACGGCCATTGTTGTATCCGTTCGGGGAGATTGTGTgcgccttgtcgaggcCTTCCTCGTACGAGCTCGCAAGAAAGACGGCAGTGCCGGCCCGGCCGGTATTCTGGATGAACCAGCGGAAATGGTTTCCGCCCTCGATCGTCTCACGACATGTGCCGACCGACGGCAGCCCATAGTTCCAGCGCAGCACACCGTTGTTGCCCGACATGGATCCTTGCTGGACGTGTGGGttctcggcgccgaggttGGCGTACATGAAGC
The Malassezia japonica chromosome 2, complete sequence genome window above contains:
- a CDS encoding uncharacterized protein (EggNog:ENOG503P55U; COG:O) gives rise to the protein MASKQLPALPTQPSANHPYRASMAPSLPPVELSPPFPQTAPHGFSASENDVSLVRPPGAPAGQHAPTSRAVPYLGKSFYLAPRAHFGSERADEVIRPEPARPNVRSTWAGGRPAHGAPAPFLVGQGAPVRAQVAPPTTQPLTTGGVPTSPKMRVPVPPVPAAPVAPAAAPASSPAPPATARAPVAVRAAAPVAAATADPCDVDHAAVEPPISAVAATGLVQPCVMIEHRATWLQTELFLTFSQKDAMDGSSSRASGGGYLASTMLIPRAAPETAGRFRVWLAMHPHGAAKGEVSALHLLWDRKERGGFPELPELKRLVRDKIAPEQSLGHSEK
- a CDS encoding uncharacterized protein (EggNog:ENOG503P4UK), translating into MLARFNVKDPFGEPMNVILSSMSSPDVLEPEGFLVWATALGFGVSCLGQGDDEGFMYANLGAENPHVQQGSMSGNNGVLRWNYGLPSVGTCRETIEGGNHFRWFIQNTGRAGTAVFLASSYEEGLDKAHTISPNGYNNGRDNIVDIATRKEGIEWEGNKYSATVQWVEAGRLLNATSDGINHPEVAPPNGTAIDGRVAVLYVHTILRNHGNGHAFALTTPMPLMAAMTAAAVFACVVL
- a CDS encoding uncharacterized protein (COG:B; COG:K; EggNog:ENOG503NVP8) encodes the protein MLVVRLPAQGEAPARTAGPSQAHKAEKTHTEKNLTCEPPPDIHLPAYARVSHEVELDLGRAGISVSSPANIPDFRSASGLFTKLKERYPDAGLSSGKDLFDARLFNSESSTALFYTMMAELKDMADAAQPTLFHRLLKRLDEEGRLQRVYTQNIDGLEAKAGLSFGFHDEDHEAEAAGKRKRMPQRSKAFARSQSDSVLMGVSGTQEKVKPLFPRAIPLHGSLSTLSCALCSYTLPLGTETQKAQTALEQMRAGLPVWCEQCEAADDLRTAAGLRSRGVGRMKVDVVLYNGENDTAERVGACVERDLLGLRDPNEPMVPETPSEERARVRREQAMALRTQSLAAPVQPALKEEDEEVGDLSMNADELSADSVLGGAFFDDAPSAEAPKDEKASPAPQPSVDAPPKPEPAAQAPPPVVQKPKTRLKPLPPDLLIVAGTSLKVPGTKRIVREFAKACRARDGAADDSVTSPIRTVYLNYDFPAAAREWSGTFDVWIQGDVQQAALGLCAPCDASKDPLEAHRARHSWHTHTHHVEAATQAKKAADRAAARMQRTRSHSSSTAPSARPLSRSQSENAQPALRFASHKLSTARRAGKPRR